Proteins from a genomic interval of Treponema brennaborense DSM 12168:
- a CDS encoding GGDEF domain-containing protein, translated as MVRTSGGLVFLPAESNLLRSSRSGETGARSVLTGVSVNGVPLTAESYEPGAPVYECAPQERNVTVSFASLDFSPLARPLFSYQLEGFSDEWIPTDNEKTVRYINLPPGSYTFRAKDSDPLYEIPDEGAAFSFVIKKPLYVRWYFILLYAVASTIGLYAAVKIRDVILLKRKMLQLEALASSLQNSNLELQRLSCTDVLTGIANRRGFERLAPDLWKEAVVHGRLMSLIMVDIDYFKDFNDTYGHPEGDKILKTVAKKITNVVDSGKSISCRYGGEEFLIMMFSDDFNEILHAAERIRQSVEYLRIKGAHPGHELITVSVGLFVTNARAELNWETCVSYADLALYEAKKNGRNCVRLFTPSLLKN; from the coding sequence ATGGTTCGGACGTCGGGCGGCTTGGTGTTTTTGCCTGCGGAAAGTAATCTGCTGCGCAGCAGCCGTTCCGGCGAAACGGGCGCGCGTTCGGTTTTGACGGGCGTTTCGGTAAACGGCGTGCCGCTTACTGCGGAAAGTTACGAACCGGGAGCGCCGGTATACGAGTGTGCGCCGCAGGAACGCAACGTAACCGTTTCGTTCGCATCGCTCGATTTTTCTCCGCTTGCACGTCCGTTGTTTTCATATCAGTTGGAAGGTTTTTCCGACGAGTGGATACCGACCGACAATGAAAAGACGGTTCGGTATATCAATTTGCCGCCGGGCTCGTATACGTTTCGGGCGAAAGATTCCGATCCGCTGTATGAAATTCCCGACGAAGGTGCCGCCTTTTCATTCGTTATAAAGAAACCGCTGTACGTTCGCTGGTATTTCATACTGCTGTACGCAGTGGCGAGTACGATCGGGTTGTATGCGGCGGTAAAAATACGCGACGTCATTTTGCTGAAACGGAAAATGCTTCAGCTTGAAGCGCTCGCGTCTTCTTTGCAGAATTCCAATCTGGAACTGCAGCGGTTGTCCTGTACAGACGTTTTAACCGGTATTGCGAATCGGCGGGGATTTGAACGGCTGGCGCCCGATTTATGGAAAGAGGCCGTTGTACACGGCCGGCTGATGTCGCTGATAATGGTCGATATCGATTATTTTAAAGATTTCAACGATACGTACGGGCATCCGGAGGGCGATAAAATACTGAAAACGGTTGCGAAAAAGATTACCAACGTGGTCGATTCCGGCAAAAGCATTTCCTGCCGGTACGGCGGAGAAGAATTTCTCATAATGATGTTTTCCGACGATTTTAATGAAATCCTTCACGCGGCGGAACGTATCAGACAATCGGTTGAATACTTACGGATAAAAGGCGCACATCCGGGGCACGAACTGATTACGGTCAGTGTCGGTTTGTTCGTAACCAACGCACGAGCGGAATTGAATTGGGAAACGTGCGTTTCTTATGCCGATTTGGCTTTGTATGAAGCCAAGAAAAACGGACGGAATTGTGTTCGCCTGTTTACGCCGTCCCTTTTGAAAAACTGA
- a CDS encoding amino acid ABC transporter ATP-binding protein has product MIKVEGLTKDFGQLKVLRGITEEIKKGEVIVIIGPSGSGKSTFLRCLNLLEAPTSGTIIFDGHNMTDSSVSRRKREKNIDGYRSEMGMVFQHFNLFPHKTVLENITLAPILLKRQTKSEAEKRARELLERVGLAEKESAYPPQLSGGQKQRIAIVRSLAMQPKVMLFDEPTSALDPEMVGEVLSVIQDLAKEGMTMAVVTHEMRFAQEAGSRILFMDEGVIVEQGSPQRIFGNPENPRLKDFLGKVLNA; this is encoded by the coding sequence ATGATTAAAGTTGAAGGATTGACTAAAGATTTCGGTCAGCTCAAAGTGCTGCGCGGCATTACCGAAGAAATCAAAAAAGGCGAAGTTATCGTTATCATCGGCCCGTCGGGTTCAGGTAAGAGCACGTTTCTGCGCTGCCTGAATCTGCTTGAAGCGCCGACGTCGGGAACAATTATTTTCGACGGCCACAATATGACCGATTCCTCGGTTTCCCGCCGTAAACGGGAAAAGAACATCGACGGCTACCGCAGCGAAATGGGAATGGTGTTTCAGCATTTCAATCTGTTTCCGCATAAAACGGTGCTTGAAAACATCACGCTCGCGCCGATTCTGCTCAAGCGGCAGACAAAATCTGAAGCGGAAAAACGCGCGCGGGAACTGCTTGAGCGCGTCGGGCTTGCCGAAAAGGAATCCGCGTACCCGCCGCAGCTTTCCGGCGGACAAAAACAGCGCATCGCGATCGTGCGGTCGCTGGCCATGCAGCCGAAAGTGATGCTGTTCGACGAGCCGACTTCCGCCCTTGATCCCGAAATGGTGGGCGAAGTGCTGTCCGTCATTCAGGACCTTGCGAAAGAAGGCATGACGATGGCGGTCGTTACGCACGAAATGCGGTTCGCCCAAGAAGCCGGAAGCCGCATTCTCTTTATGGACGAAGGCGTTATCGTGGAACAGGGCTCGCCGCAGCGGATTTTCGGGAATCCGGAAAATCCGCGGCTCAAGGACTTTTTGGGCAAAGTACTGAACGCGTAA
- a CDS encoding valine--tRNA ligase, with product MKGIELEKAYNPQDFEDRIYKEWNEKGYFKPGSDADSPVHAEIESRRGGQNAQPYTVVIPPPNVTGVLHMGHGLNNTLQDIVVRYHRMKGDDTLWLPGTDHAGIATQNVVERRLKKEGLSRRDLGREKFLERTWAVKKEHHDIIVKQQRKLGNSVDWTRERFTMDEGLSKAVRDVFVTLYERGLVYRGNYLVNWCPSCGTALADDEVDHSDTNGAMYHIYYEIAGGESIPAVTLEDGTVFPGGTRIEIATTRPETLLGDTAVAVHPEDPRYAALIGKHVKLPLTDRTIPVVADTYVDRVFGTGVVKITPAHDPNDWEVAKRHDLEIINILNPDGTLNDACPEKYRGMPCAAARKAVVADLDALGLFKEEEKITHSVGHCYRCNTVVEPYLSDQWFVKMKPLADKALAAWKNGEIVFYPRKWENTYSHWMENIRDWCISRQLWWGHRIPVWYCKKCGEMIVSRTDPDSCPKCGAAAADLAQDPDVLDTWFSSWLWPFSTLGWPENTGDLQRFYPTTALVTAYDIIFFWVSRMIMAGLEFTGKAPFRDIYIHGLVRDKQGRKMSKSLGNGLDPLEIIAEYGSDALKFTLGFMCAQGQDVLVDKESFKLGSRFANKVWNASRYILGNLEGRELVPVTDSDLTELDVWIYGRLDAAARSARSALESYRYNDAAQTLYEFFWNDFCDWYVEATKLSFRSGDDAEKDRAVSVLLNVLEESLRLLHPYLPFVTEEIYAKLPRAEITQNRARAAASQNCCEPCPLRILPHTEYSGMLISAPYPEPADARRNDTVAERFAVLQDVIRSVRALRAECGLSPDAKLHISLVITPLSAAEVCAEKTDLIRLLAGVDAVSFVREKPARAIGAVGTGFEVFLLVDESVNADQLVARFKKELAAEQSFADKVTAKLAGKFAQNAPAEVVAAEREKLEATKRRIEKLSSYIESL from the coding sequence ATGAAAGGTATAGAACTGGAAAAAGCGTATAATCCGCAGGATTTTGAAGACCGGATTTATAAAGAATGGAATGAAAAAGGATATTTCAAACCCGGAAGCGACGCCGATTCTCCCGTTCATGCCGAAATAGAATCCCGCCGCGGCGGGCAAAACGCACAGCCGTATACCGTCGTCATTCCGCCGCCGAACGTTACCGGCGTGCTGCACATGGGACACGGCCTGAACAACACGCTGCAGGATATCGTCGTGCGCTATCACCGCATGAAAGGCGACGACACGCTGTGGCTGCCGGGAACCGATCACGCGGGTATCGCGACGCAGAACGTCGTCGAACGCCGCCTTAAAAAAGAAGGCCTTTCCCGCCGCGACCTCGGGCGCGAAAAATTTCTGGAACGCACCTGGGCGGTCAAAAAAGAGCATCACGACATCATTGTAAAACAGCAGCGTAAACTGGGCAACAGCGTCGACTGGACGCGCGAGCGCTTTACGATGGACGAAGGTCTTTCCAAAGCCGTCCGCGACGTGTTCGTGACGCTGTACGAGCGCGGCCTCGTGTACCGCGGAAACTATTTGGTCAACTGGTGCCCGTCCTGCGGAACCGCGCTCGCCGACGACGAAGTCGATCACAGCGACACGAACGGCGCCATGTATCATATCTATTACGAAATAGCCGGCGGCGAGTCGATTCCCGCCGTTACGCTTGAAGACGGAACGGTGTTTCCCGGCGGAACGCGTATTGAAATCGCGACGACTCGTCCGGAAACGCTGCTGGGCGATACGGCCGTCGCCGTTCATCCCGAAGATCCTCGTTACGCGGCTTTGATTGGAAAGCACGTAAAGCTGCCGCTGACCGACCGCACGATTCCCGTCGTCGCCGATACGTACGTCGACCGCGTGTTCGGTACCGGCGTCGTAAAAATCACGCCGGCGCACGATCCGAACGACTGGGAAGTGGCGAAGCGGCACGATCTTGAAATCATCAACATACTGAATCCCGACGGCACGCTGAACGACGCGTGTCCGGAAAAATACCGCGGTATGCCGTGCGCCGCCGCGCGCAAGGCGGTCGTCGCGGATCTTGACGCGCTGGGACTGTTCAAGGAAGAAGAAAAAATCACGCATTCGGTGGGGCACTGCTACCGCTGCAATACGGTCGTGGAACCGTATCTGAGCGATCAGTGGTTCGTAAAAATGAAACCGCTCGCCGACAAAGCGCTCGCTGCCTGGAAAAACGGTGAAATCGTGTTTTATCCGCGCAAATGGGAAAACACCTATTCGCATTGGATGGAAAATATCCGCGACTGGTGCATCAGCCGGCAGCTGTGGTGGGGACACCGCATTCCCGTCTGGTACTGCAAAAAATGCGGCGAAATGATCGTTTCCCGCACTGATCCCGACTCGTGTCCCAAATGCGGCGCCGCGGCGGCAGACCTTGCGCAGGATCCCGACGTGCTGGACACTTGGTTTTCAAGCTGGCTGTGGCCGTTTTCTACGCTCGGCTGGCCTGAAAACACGGGCGATCTGCAGCGTTTTTATCCGACGACGGCGCTCGTCACCGCGTACGACATCATTTTCTTTTGGGTGAGCCGCATGATTATGGCCGGCCTTGAGTTTACCGGTAAAGCGCCGTTCCGCGACATTTACATACACGGACTCGTTCGCGACAAGCAGGGACGCAAAATGAGCAAGAGTCTCGGCAACGGGCTTGATCCGCTTGAAATAATAGCCGAATACGGTTCGGACGCGCTCAAATTTACGCTCGGCTTTATGTGCGCGCAGGGGCAGGACGTTCTGGTCGATAAGGAATCGTTCAAGCTCGGCAGCCGTTTTGCCAATAAGGTTTGGAACGCGAGCAGGTATATTCTGGGTAACCTCGAAGGACGCGAACTGGTGCCTGTTACCGATTCCGATTTGACCGAACTTGATGTGTGGATATACGGACGGCTCGACGCGGCGGCGCGCAGCGCGCGGTCGGCACTGGAAAGTTACCGGTATAACGACGCCGCGCAGACGCTGTACGAGTTTTTCTGGAACGATTTCTGCGATTGGTACGTTGAAGCTACCAAACTTTCGTTCAGGAGCGGCGACGACGCGGAAAAAGACCGCGCGGTTTCGGTACTGCTCAACGTGCTTGAAGAAAGCCTCCGTTTGCTGCATCCGTATCTGCCGTTCGTAACCGAAGAAATTTACGCAAAACTGCCGCGCGCCGAAATCACGCAGAACCGTGCGCGCGCCGCCGCGAGTCAAAACTGCTGCGAACCTTGTCCGCTGCGGATTCTGCCGCACACCGAATACTCCGGAATGCTGATATCGGCTCCGTATCCCGAACCCGCCGACGCGCGCCGTAACGATACCGTCGCGGAACGGTTCGCCGTTCTGCAGGACGTTATCCGCTCAGTGCGCGCGCTCCGCGCCGAATGCGGACTTTCGCCCGACGCGAAACTGCATATTTCACTCGTCATTACGCCGCTCAGCGCGGCCGAAGTCTGTGCGGAAAAAACCGATCTGATCCGGCTGCTCGCGGGCGTCGACGCCGTCAGCTTCGTGCGTGAAAAACCCGCGCGCGCTATCGGCGCCGTCGGAACCGGCTTTGAAGTGTTCCTGCTGGTAGACGAATCCGTAAACGCGGATCAGCTTGTCGCCCGGTTCAAAAAAGAACTCGCGGCCGAACAGTCGTTCGCCGATAAAGTAACGGCGAAGCTCGCCGGAAAATTCGCCCAGAACGCGCCCGCCGAAGTGGTCGCCGCAGAGCGTGAAAAACTTGAGGCAACGAAACGCCGAATCGAAAAGCTTTCATCGTATATCGAAAGCCTGTAA
- a CDS encoding metallophosphoesterase — MNTLTVQDTSLIGSEEAISMLEKKHAARLLVVSDSHGEAEVLEKIITEFGSDCDALIFCGDGVCDVIACMDESVSDKKLAAALPPVIACVKGNGDAERYPIYGEEDEPSDGAGTERRVCRYFEVQPRVLLRAAGRTVLVVHGNRHGVDFGTETLQSSAEVMDADMVFFGHTHRPYREENGATLLLNPGSCARPRGGVPPTFAVVSVPGSTERYDVEFFELEETMFGGYVFTPFHEISGY, encoded by the coding sequence ATGAATACGTTGACAGTACAGGATACTTCTCTGATAGGATCGGAAGAAGCTATTTCTATGCTCGAAAAAAAACATGCTGCGCGTTTGCTCGTTGTTTCGGATTCTCACGGAGAGGCTGAAGTTCTTGAAAAAATAATAACGGAGTTCGGAAGCGATTGCGACGCGCTGATATTCTGCGGCGACGGAGTGTGCGACGTGATCGCGTGCATGGATGAATCCGTTTCGGATAAAAAACTCGCCGCCGCGCTGCCGCCGGTTATCGCGTGCGTAAAAGGGAACGGCGACGCCGAACGGTATCCTATATATGGAGAAGAAGACGAGCCGTCGGACGGCGCCGGTACGGAGCGGCGCGTATGCCGGTATTTTGAAGTTCAGCCGCGCGTCCTTTTGCGTGCGGCCGGGCGTACGGTACTCGTCGTTCACGGTAACCGTCACGGCGTCGATTTCGGAACGGAAACGCTGCAGTCGTCGGCGGAAGTCATGGACGCCGATATGGTGTTTTTTGGGCATACGCACCGTCCGTATCGGGAAGAAAACGGTGCGACGCTGCTCCTGAATCCGGGCAGCTGCGCCCGTCCGCGCGGCGGCGTGCCGCCGACGTTTGCCGTCGTGTCCGTACCCGGCAGTACGGAACGGTACGACGTTGAATTTTTTGAATTGGAAGAAACGATGTTCGGCGGATATGTGTTTACGCCGTTTCATGAAATTTCAGGATATTGA
- a CDS encoding sodium ion-translocating decarboxylase subunit beta: MFSYFMEGIAAVGWQQIVMYGVGGLLIWLAIAKDYEPMLLLPIGFGAILVNLPLEVVWEHDGIAGALQILFNAGIMTELFPLLIFVGVGAMIDFRPLLQRPWMLIFGLVAHTGIFIAAFVAYKMGFSIEEAASIGVIGAADGPTSIFVTSRFAPHLMGPVTVVAYSYMSLVPIIMPPVIKLLTTKKERMLHVTAKDSVIPRWVVVLFPIAVTIIVSIIVPVAAPLIGFLMFGNLVRESGVLEKLSKTAQNELANIVTLLLGISVGASMRAEHFLQYQTLLIMLLGLIAFIGDTACGVLFVKLMNLFRGKNNKLNPMLGACGISAFPMASRVVQKMALKEDDQNIILMHAVSANVSGQIGSIIIGGIVLSLVPMLIG; encoded by the coding sequence ATGTTTTCATATTTTATGGAAGGAATCGCTGCCGTCGGCTGGCAGCAGATCGTCATGTACGGCGTAGGCGGATTGCTCATTTGGCTTGCGATTGCAAAAGATTACGAACCGATGCTACTGCTGCCGATCGGGTTCGGAGCGATTTTGGTAAATCTGCCGCTGGAAGTGGTCTGGGAACACGACGGAATCGCCGGCGCGCTGCAGATCCTGTTCAATGCGGGAATCATGACCGAATTGTTTCCGCTGCTCATCTTCGTCGGCGTCGGCGCGATGATCGATTTCCGCCCGCTGCTGCAGCGCCCCTGGATGCTGATTTTCGGCCTCGTGGCGCACACGGGTATTTTTATCGCGGCGTTCGTTGCATATAAGATGGGCTTTTCAATAGAAGAAGCCGCCAGCATCGGCGTCATCGGCGCCGCGGACGGACCGACGTCGATCTTCGTTACCTCCCGATTCGCTCCGCATTTAATGGGACCGGTTACGGTCGTTGCGTATTCGTACATGTCGCTCGTACCGATAATCATGCCGCCGGTAATCAAACTGCTGACCACCAAAAAGGAACGGATGCTGCACGTAACAGCCAAAGATTCGGTCATTCCCCGCTGGGTCGTCGTTCTGTTTCCGATAGCGGTAACGATTATCGTCAGTATTATCGTTCCCGTTGCGGCACCGCTCATCGGTTTTCTGATGTTCGGGAATCTGGTCCGCGAAAGCGGCGTTTTGGAAAAGCTGTCCAAAACGGCGCAGAACGAACTGGCGAACATCGTTACGCTGCTGCTCGGTATCAGCGTGGGAGCGTCCATGCGCGCGGAACACTTTCTGCAATACCAAACGCTGCTTATCATGCTGCTCGGACTGATTGCGTTTATCGGCGACACCGCCTGCGGCGTTCTGTTCGTTAAATTGATGAATCTGTTCCGCGGAAAAAACAACAAGCTGAACCCGATGCTCGGTGCGTGCGGAATTTCGGCGTTCCCGATGGCCAGCCGCGTCGTACAAAAGATGGCGCTTAAAGAAGACGATCAGAACATCATCCTGATGCACGCCGTCAGCGCGAACGTATCGGGACAGATCGGCTCGATCATAATCGGAGGAATCGTGCTTTCATTGGTTCCGATGCTGATCGGATAA
- a CDS encoding amino acid ABC transporter permease, with protein sequence MNFSFLSRYWSFYLIGAKNTILLSLIAVALGTCFGMLLAMCRISKNRGLRFLGTAYVEFIRGTPLLVQLFIIYYGLQAIGIRFPDVPFMTALLGINFSDFMSGVITMGMNSAAYVCEIFRSGIQSVDKGQTEAGRSLGLSYPRTLAHIIIPQAVRNVLPALGNEFVVVIKESSIVSIIGIADLMYKANTVRGNTFQPFEPLLVAAVVYFLMTFPLSKLLARIEKRMRSHD encoded by the coding sequence GTGAATTTTTCGTTTTTAAGCAGATATTGGTCGTTCTATCTTATCGGGGCCAAAAACACCATTTTACTTTCGCTCATTGCAGTCGCGCTGGGAACGTGTTTCGGAATGCTGCTGGCAATGTGCCGGATCAGCAAGAATCGGGGACTGCGTTTTCTGGGCACTGCGTACGTCGAGTTCATACGCGGGACGCCGCTTCTGGTGCAGCTGTTTATCATTTACTACGGACTGCAGGCGATCGGCATCCGCTTTCCCGACGTACCGTTCATGACGGCGCTGCTCGGAATCAACTTTTCCGACTTCATGTCCGGCGTTATTACGATGGGCATGAACTCCGCCGCCTACGTCTGCGAAATATTCCGCTCCGGCATTCAGTCCGTGGACAAAGGTCAGACGGAAGCGGGACGCAGTCTCGGCCTTTCGTATCCGCGGACGCTCGCCCATATCATCATACCGCAGGCGGTGCGCAACGTGCTGCCCGCGCTCGGAAACGAATTCGTCGTGGTTATCAAGGAATCGTCCATCGTTTCCATCATCGGAATCGCGGACTTGATGTACAAGGCGAACACCGTGCGCGGCAATACGTTTCAGCCGTTCGAGCCGCTGCTTGTCGCCGCCGTCGTTTATTTTCTGATGACGTTTCCGCTGTCAAAACTGCTTGCCCGGATAGAAAAAAGGATGCGCTCTCATGATTAA
- a CDS encoding PepSY-like domain-containing protein — MKKLHMIAVLVVFGTACVFADKIISADALPKNAQTLIGTAFPGKTVQYAQADFNEYEAVLNDGTEIQFTGNGDWEEIKSYGGIPAALLPKAAADYIGTQYPNVLIVKAEKDWQALEVTLANRMELYFDKNGKLLGQKLDD, encoded by the coding sequence ATGAAAAAATTACACATGATTGCCGTTCTTGTCGTTTTCGGAACGGCCTGCGTTTTTGCGGATAAAATCATATCCGCCGACGCGTTGCCTAAAAACGCTCAAACCCTGATCGGCACCGCGTTTCCCGGAAAGACGGTTCAGTATGCTCAGGCTGATTTCAACGAATATGAAGCGGTTTTGAACGACGGAACTGAAATCCAATTTACCGGCAACGGCGACTGGGAAGAAATCAAATCGTACGGCGGCATTCCCGCCGCGCTGCTGCCGAAAGCTGCAGCGGATTACATCGGCACGCAGTATCCGAACGTGCTTATTGTAAAAGCGGAAAAAGACTGGCAGGCGCTTGAAGTAACGCTTGCCAATCGGATGGAACTGTATTTCGACAAAAACGGTAAACTGCTCGGACAAAAACTGGACGACTGA
- a CDS encoding ligand-binding sensor domain-containing protein: MNGNVSWMRSRMSYFRTMCFFALCVFCSSFLPAADMHSMQFYQVADKLPSMAVSAIAQDSSGAMYFGTRGSGLVKFDGNSYTPYLREPFSQDVSIPSVVQCMLMDNDVLFLGTYAGVFRFDTKTGSCRNYKICNDVVCCFLRDSKGRLWAGTLDGLALLDDVTGESVTFSNRDPIRTIGNNTVRGLYEDTSGRIFACTYDGIFQYDESGGSFVRPDFIRDANPAAHNVVYALEEDPAGNFWASSWGTGLVKIDSVTGDFTVYPLPNNAIYCMSTRYVDGAVLAGTWGGGLHLLYPDTGLVSSYTTDLSAPYALPNDTIYSMYKDRLGLLWIGTNGGGIVTYDKNRSFLQPVRFDSLSERSARLSIHCITPDENGNLWVILKNKGVLYYEPKSGVLKEYSPENGNLKSGIAYCVYIAPDGNVYLGTDCGLFSYDKQSDAFESVAWYAPFLKKPESRMVYDILQTSDGEFWIGTYGAGLVTYDLAGKKYRRYVSDDGDAHSLSSNVIYFVAEDSRGTLWVGTNAGLNRYTAEKDTFQQYVYDAKNTSGIGGLQIISFYESQDGTLWFSSNDSGVTAMNPETETFATYAHASGLPSNIVAGMVEISPDMFWIATGNGLVLFDRTTGSMQVYTTADGLPSNQFSAEPVVFADGTVWFGRRAAWCFCLRKVICCAAAVPAKRARVRF, encoded by the coding sequence ATGAATGGTAACGTGTCTTGGATGAGGAGCCGGATGTCTTATTTCCGTACGATGTGTTTTTTCGCACTTTGCGTTTTCTGCAGTTCGTTTTTGCCTGCGGCGGACATGCACTCGATGCAGTTTTATCAGGTGGCGGATAAACTGCCGTCCATGGCGGTTTCCGCCATAGCACAGGATTCGTCGGGCGCCATGTATTTCGGAACGCGCGGCAGCGGATTGGTAAAATTCGACGGCAATTCGTATACGCCGTATCTGCGGGAACCGTTTTCTCAGGATGTAAGCATACCTTCCGTCGTGCAGTGTATGCTGATGGACAACGACGTCCTGTTTCTCGGTACGTACGCAGGTGTTTTCCGTTTCGATACGAAAACCGGTTCGTGCCGGAATTATAAGATCTGCAACGACGTCGTGTGCTGCTTCCTGCGGGATTCAAAAGGCAGACTGTGGGCGGGAACGCTGGACGGTCTGGCGCTGCTCGACGACGTTACCGGCGAAAGCGTTACGTTCAGCAATCGGGATCCCATCAGAACTATTGGCAACAATACGGTCAGAGGGTTGTATGAAGATACTTCCGGGCGGATTTTTGCCTGTACGTACGACGGTATTTTTCAATATGACGAATCCGGCGGTTCTTTTGTACGGCCCGATTTTATCCGCGACGCGAATCCCGCCGCTCACAACGTCGTGTATGCGCTTGAAGAAGATCCGGCGGGTAATTTTTGGGCTTCGTCCTGGGGAACCGGACTGGTAAAAATCGACTCCGTTACCGGCGATTTTACCGTGTATCCGCTGCCGAACAACGCCATTTACTGCATGAGCACGCGATACGTCGACGGCGCCGTTCTTGCCGGAACCTGGGGCGGCGGTTTGCATCTGCTGTATCCGGACACCGGACTCGTCAGCTCGTATACGACCGATTTGAGCGCGCCGTACGCACTGCCGAACGACACGATTTATTCGATGTATAAAGACCGCTTGGGACTGCTGTGGATAGGCACGAACGGCGGCGGTATCGTTACGTATGATAAAAACCGGTCGTTCCTGCAGCCCGTGCGTTTCGATTCGCTTTCCGAACGGAGCGCACGACTGTCGATTCACTGCATAACGCCCGACGAAAACGGGAATCTGTGGGTAATCCTGAAAAATAAGGGCGTCCTCTATTACGAACCGAAATCGGGTGTGTTAAAAGAATATTCGCCTGAAAACGGAAATCTGAAAAGCGGCATTGCGTATTGCGTGTATATTGCGCCCGACGGAAATGTGTATTTGGGAACCGACTGCGGCCTGTTCTCATACGATAAACAGTCGGATGCGTTTGAATCCGTTGCGTGGTACGCCCCGTTTTTGAAAAAGCCTGAAAGCCGGATGGTGTACGATATCTTGCAGACGTCAGACGGTGAATTTTGGATCGGAACGTACGGCGCCGGATTGGTTACGTACGATCTGGCCGGTAAAAAATACCGGCGATACGTGTCGGACGACGGCGACGCGCATTCCCTTTCCAGCAATGTGATTTATTTTGTTGCCGAAGATTCCCGTGGTACGTTGTGGGTCGGAACGAATGCCGGCTTGAATCGGTATACGGCTGAAAAAGATACGTTTCAGCAGTATGTGTACGACGCAAAAAATACCTCCGGAATCGGCGGTTTGCAGATCATATCGTTTTATGAATCGCAGGACGGAACGCTGTGGTTTTCGTCGAACGACAGCGGCGTTACCGCGATGAATCCCGAAACCGAAACGTTTGCCACGTACGCACACGCGTCGGGTCTGCCTTCCAACATTGTCGCCGGTATGGTGGAGATTTCGCCGGATATGTTTTGGATCGCTACGGGAAACGGTTTGGTACTTTTCGACCGGACTACGGGATCAATGCAGGTATATACTACCGCTGACGGACTGCCGAGCAATCAGTTTTCTGCGGAGCCGGTCGTTTTTGCCGACGGAACGGTATGGTTCGGACGTCGGGCGGCTTGGTGTTTTTGCCTGCGGAAAGTAATCTGCTGCGCAGCAGCCGTTCCGGCGAAACGGGCGCGCGTTCGGTTTTGA
- the gap gene encoding type I glyceraldehyde-3-phosphate dehydrogenase yields MVKVGINGFGRIGRMVFRAAVENFSKDIQIVGINDLLDPDYLAYMLKYDSVHGQFKGDIKVEGNTLIVNGNKIRLTAEMDPANLKWNEVGADVVVESTGLFLEDEKARKHITAGAKKVIMSAPSKDSTPMFVYGVNHKSYAGQDIISNASCTTNCLAPLSKVLNDTFGIKRGLMTTIHAATATQKTVDGPSKKDWRGGRGILENMIPSSTGAAKAVGKVLPELNGKLTGMSVRVPTSDVSFVDLTCELNKECSYEEICAAMKKASEGELKGILGYTEEAVVSTDFRDDARTSIFDAKAGIQLDKTFVKVCAWYDNEWGYSNKVLEMARVIAK; encoded by the coding sequence ATGGTTAAAGTTGGTATCAATGGTTTCGGACGCATTGGACGCATGGTTTTCCGTGCCGCAGTAGAAAACTTTTCAAAGGATATTCAGATCGTCGGTATTAACGACCTTCTCGATCCCGACTATCTGGCTTATATGCTGAAATACGATTCGGTACACGGCCAGTTCAAAGGCGATATTAAAGTTGAAGGCAACACTTTGATTGTCAACGGAAATAAAATCCGCCTGACCGCAGAAATGGATCCTGCCAATCTGAAATGGAACGAAGTCGGAGCCGACGTCGTCGTCGAATCGACCGGACTGTTCCTGGAAGATGAAAAAGCACGCAAACACATCACTGCCGGTGCAAAAAAAGTTATCATGTCAGCTCCTTCAAAGGATTCAACCCCGATGTTCGTATACGGCGTAAACCACAAATCATATGCCGGACAGGATATCATTTCCAACGCTTCGTGCACGACGAACTGCTTGGCGCCGCTGTCCAAAGTTCTGAACGACACGTTCGGAATCAAACGCGGTCTGATGACGACGATTCACGCGGCAACCGCTACTCAGAAAACCGTCGACGGTCCTTCAAAGAAAGACTGGAGAGGCGGACGCGGAATCCTTGAAAACATGATCCCGTCTTCAACCGGTGCTGCGAAAGCCGTCGGTAAAGTTCTGCCCGAGCTGAACGGCAAACTGACCGGTATGTCCGTTCGCGTTCCCACTTCTGACGTTTCTTTCGTAGACTTGACCTGCGAACTGAACAAAGAATGCTCGTACGAAGAAATCTGCGCCGCCATGAAGAAAGCTTCTGAAGGCGAACTGAAAGGTATCCTCGGTTATACGGAAGAAGCGGTCGTTTCAACCGATTTCCGCGACGATGCGCGCACTTCCATTTTCGATGCGAAAGCCGGTATCCAGCTGGACAAAACGTTCGTAAAAGTCTGCGCCTGGTACGACAACGAATGGGGTTATTCCAACAAAGTACTGGAAATGGCTCGCGTTATCGCCAAATAA